A region from the Arthrobacter roseus genome encodes:
- a CDS encoding SDR family NAD(P)-dependent oxidoreductase, producing the protein MTQLHDSHILVVGATGGLGSAIARRLAEEGAQLTLSGRNQDKLDKLAAELGDAVTTTVTSDLSLPDGPSKIVEAASADDRRLDGVVYAVGVVAFGPITSADDDVIDEIMLLNLIAPMRLMRSLPPVLNAGAVVVHLSAIVAEKPMKNMAVYSASKAALTAFSTALSAELRRYKIRVLDVRPPHTETGLVTRAISGEAPTLAEGKSPDDVAARIVQAMASDESELPSSAFEMDK; encoded by the coding sequence ATGACACAACTTCACGACAGCCATATTCTCGTTGTTGGCGCTACTGGTGGTTTGGGTAGTGCCATCGCCCGACGCTTGGCGGAAGAGGGAGCGCAGCTCACTCTGTCCGGCCGGAATCAGGACAAGCTGGATAAGCTTGCAGCCGAACTGGGCGATGCGGTGACAACAACTGTCACCTCCGACCTCAGCCTTCCGGACGGACCGTCAAAAATTGTCGAAGCTGCCTCCGCGGACGACCGCCGTCTGGATGGGGTTGTCTACGCTGTCGGTGTAGTTGCTTTTGGCCCTATCACCAGCGCCGACGATGATGTCATCGATGAGATCATGCTTTTGAATCTCATCGCGCCCATGCGCCTCATGAGAAGTCTGCCCCCTGTCCTCAACGCTGGTGCCGTGGTCGTGCACCTCAGCGCCATCGTTGCAGAGAAGCCTATGAAAAACATGGCCGTCTACTCGGCCAGCAAGGCTGCTCTCACCGCTTTCAGTACGGCTCTTTCAGCAGAGCTCCGGCGCTACAAAATCCGTGTCCTTGATGTGCGTCCTCCACATACTGAAACTGGACTGGTGACCAGGGCAATTTCAGGGGAGGCGCCAACGCTTGCTGAAGGGAAATCGCCCGACGACGTCGCCGCCCGAATTGTCCAGGCCATGGCTTCCGATGAATCAGAGCTGCCGTCGTCGGCTTTTGAAATGGATAAGTAG
- a CDS encoding excalibur calcium-binding domain-containing protein, whose translation MYVARQISVKATYRLWVTQAEHDAMARILTNCPDTMAPTNQVSPAPAPVQEPAPAPVQEPAPAPVQEAAPPAPAPVPAPAAYYPNCSAVRAAGAAPIYVGQLGYGTHLDRDGDGVACE comes from the coding sequence ATGTATGTTGCACGGCAGATCTCCGTCAAGGCTACGTATCGGCTGTGGGTGACGCAGGCCGAGCACGATGCGATGGCGCGGATTCTGACGAACTGCCCGGACACCATGGCGCCCACCAATCAGGTCTCACCCGCCCCAGCGCCCGTTCAAGAGCCGGCCCCTGCACCCGTTCAAGAGCCTGCACCGGCGCCGGTTCAGGAAGCCGCTCCTCCTGCCCCTGCCCCCGTGCCAGCTCCCGCAGCCTATTACCCCAACTGTTCAGCCGTCCGTGCTGCGGGCGCGGCTCCGATCTATGTGGGGCAATTGGGCTACGGTACGCATCTGGACCGCGACGGCGACGGCGTTGCCTGCGAGTAG
- a CDS encoding carboxymuconolactone decarboxylase family protein: MSRITVHTPDTAPEESRNELGAFKEQFGKVLNIHGAMAHSPVVLQSYVALQQVIGDYGTFDARTREAIALAVGNVDECTYCQSAHTMGAKAAGLTEDQTIAIRKGQIDFDDKLAALLELARQATANKGAVKDSAWQAGLDAGWTDTELTELSTHVTLNLFTNYFNHLVETDLDIPAAPGL, translated from the coding sequence ATGTCACGTATTACCGTCCACACTCCTGATACCGCCCCTGAAGAGAGCCGTAACGAGCTCGGTGCTTTTAAGGAGCAGTTTGGGAAAGTCCTCAACATCCACGGTGCCATGGCCCACTCACCCGTTGTCCTGCAGTCCTATGTGGCCCTCCAACAGGTCATCGGTGATTACGGGACCTTCGATGCCCGCACCCGGGAAGCCATCGCACTGGCCGTCGGCAATGTGGACGAATGCACCTACTGCCAGTCCGCCCACACCATGGGAGCCAAAGCCGCCGGCCTCACCGAGGACCAGACGATCGCCATCCGAAAAGGCCAGATCGATTTCGATGACAAACTCGCGGCACTGCTGGAACTGGCGCGGCAGGCAACAGCCAACAAGGGAGCAGTGAAGGATAGCGCGTGGCAAGCCGGCCTTGACGCCGGATGGACCGATACTGAACTCACGGAGCTCTCCACCCATGTGACCCTGAACCTGTTCACCAACTACTTCAATCACCTCGTGGAAACAGACCTGGACATCCCGGCAGCCCCAGGTCTCTAA
- a CDS encoding helix-turn-helix domain-containing protein, giving the protein MLAEYSKEAHRKIDRLSTAARALQRLKSGETRPRASTGERYSQRYRITDRFSPDELTAILQRYQAGEQSTDLAKEHNIAKSTLLRLLSERGVQTRQRGLTPEKEREIIRLRKQGFIIRDIAKGVGCSYDTARKFLLATTGI; this is encoded by the coding sequence GTGCTAGCAGAGTATTCCAAGGAGGCACACCGCAAAATAGATCGACTCTCTACCGCAGCGCGAGCACTCCAGCGGCTGAAATCAGGGGAAACACGCCCAAGAGCGAGCACGGGCGAGCGCTACTCCCAGCGCTACCGCATCACCGATCGATTTTCGCCGGATGAGCTGACGGCTATCTTGCAGCGTTACCAGGCGGGTGAGCAGTCGACTGATCTTGCCAAAGAGCACAACATCGCCAAATCCACGCTGCTAAGGCTTCTGTCCGAGCGGGGCGTCCAAACCAGGCAGCGGGGACTCACGCCAGAGAAGGAGCGAGAGATCATCCGTCTGCGAAAACAAGGATTCATCATCCGCGACATTGCCAAGGGCGTCGGGTGTAGCTATGACACGGCGCGCAAGTTTCTGTTGGCTACGACGGGGATTTAG
- a CDS encoding IS1380 family transposase, translating into MLVSHTPAAVSASFNEENLVSGTGLVPVMRLAQNAGLHELVDEWLSVPTDKGANAGLKVAALVAGMVAGADSIDDMAVLRHGGMKKIFTGCYAPSTLGSFLRAFTFGHVRQLDAVASRLLVNLAKAAPLLGTPSGEDFIFIDVDDTIVEVHGYQKQGSSYGYSGVRGLNAVLATASTKDTAPVIIGQRLRKGAANSARGAKRFVTDALATLKRTNVAGKMLCRFDSAYYGHATVSAAVAGGADVSVTVRMDPAIKRAITAIEETAWAPIQYTNAVFDEATSAWVSAAEVAEVEFTAFSSRKKAERITGRLVVRRIPELNPKATDGQPTLFDTHRYHAFFTTVPAGTLGTVEADKTHRKHAQIEQVNADMKDSALAHLPSGKFAANSAWLVAAVMAYNLTRAAGVLAKGTFAKARTGTIRRKLINVPARIASSARRICLHLPEAWPWQTAWEQLFAATHAPPQTA; encoded by the coding sequence ATGCTAGTTTCCCATACCCCTGCCGCGGTGTCAGCTTCCTTTAACGAGGAGAACCTTGTGTCCGGGACCGGGCTGGTTCCGGTGATGCGTCTAGCCCAGAATGCGGGCTTGCACGAACTGGTCGATGAGTGGTTAAGCGTGCCCACGGACAAGGGCGCCAACGCCGGATTGAAGGTCGCAGCTTTGGTGGCGGGCATGGTCGCCGGGGCTGATTCCATTGATGACATGGCCGTGTTGCGCCATGGCGGAATGAAGAAGATTTTCACGGGCTGTTACGCTCCTTCAACGCTGGGTTCATTCCTGCGCGCGTTCACGTTTGGGCATGTGCGTCAGCTCGACGCGGTCGCTTCCCGTCTCCTGGTGAACCTGGCCAAGGCGGCACCCCTGTTGGGCACACCGTCCGGGGAGGACTTCATTTTTATCGATGTTGACGACACCATCGTGGAGGTTCATGGGTATCAGAAGCAGGGCTCCAGCTACGGGTACTCCGGAGTTCGTGGGCTCAACGCCGTCCTGGCCACCGCTTCCACGAAGGACACGGCCCCGGTGATCATCGGCCAACGCTTGCGTAAGGGGGCCGCGAATTCGGCCCGCGGCGCTAAACGCTTCGTCACGGACGCACTGGCCACCCTCAAACGCACCAACGTGGCAGGGAAGATGTTGTGTCGTTTTGATTCCGCCTACTATGGCCACGCCACAGTCAGTGCCGCCGTGGCTGGTGGGGCCGACGTTTCCGTGACGGTGCGCATGGACCCGGCCATCAAACGCGCCATCACCGCCATCGAGGAGACTGCGTGGGCGCCGATCCAGTACACGAACGCGGTCTTTGATGAGGCCACCAGTGCCTGGGTGTCCGCGGCGGAAGTCGCCGAAGTGGAGTTCACCGCGTTCTCCTCGCGGAAGAAGGCCGAGAGGATCACCGGGCGCCTGGTGGTACGCCGGATTCCTGAACTGAATCCCAAAGCCACCGATGGCCAGCCCACCTTGTTCGACACGCACCGATACCACGCGTTCTTCACCACCGTCCCGGCCGGAACGCTCGGCACGGTCGAGGCCGACAAAACTCACCGTAAACACGCACAAATCGAGCAAGTCAACGCCGATATGAAGGACAGCGCCCTGGCTCACCTGCCCTCGGGGAAGTTCGCAGCGAATTCGGCCTGGCTGGTCGCTGCGGTGATGGCTTACAACCTCACCCGGGCTGCCGGGGTCTTGGCCAAAGGGACCTTCGCCAAAGCCCGGACCGGAACGATCCGGCGAAAGCTCATCAATGTCCCGGCCCGCATCGCCTCCAGCGCACGAAGAATATGCCTCCACCTACCCGAGGCATGGCCCTGGCAAACAGCCTGGGAGCAGCTCTTTGCCGCGACCCACGCGCCACCGCAAACGGCATAA
- a CDS encoding FHA domain-containing protein yields MKLHIDMTFELVEPPDESGEQRVSSGTILADGKDVEISTQNPEVFQAGKSPLAAAAKPFAEELAKRGFTVTVIGPNGMIVSVGAVKSSAAQRLFSRSRYIRLGSARALMPFLRRQKPGAAAVPFPPGTPWPLIPTVNRKIRRNVTTTHYGSGAGRPRLILVRDSETWDGSMPTEFNLTGPQITIGSAESSDLRLDGLDELHAEIVHTDNDEYKLVSHGTTGGSTDGREEGGYTLRTGSRLVMGPWRLGFFREEYADHGRPFGGRNGGEFAYQKPQYNPSTQRMESDETVGFGDPERR; encoded by the coding sequence ATGAAATTGCACATCGATATGACCTTCGAACTGGTGGAGCCGCCGGATGAATCCGGCGAGCAGCGCGTCTCGTCGGGCACCATTCTGGCGGACGGCAAAGACGTCGAAATCAGCACCCAAAATCCGGAAGTCTTTCAAGCTGGGAAGAGCCCCTTGGCCGCTGCGGCTAAACCGTTCGCGGAGGAACTGGCAAAACGGGGGTTCACGGTTACGGTCATCGGTCCCAACGGCATGATCGTTTCGGTGGGTGCCGTCAAGTCCTCTGCTGCACAGCGTTTGTTCAGCAGGTCACGATACATCCGGTTGGGGTCTGCGCGAGCGTTGATGCCGTTTCTGCGCCGCCAGAAGCCGGGAGCTGCCGCTGTTCCATTTCCTCCCGGAACTCCGTGGCCGTTGATTCCCACCGTTAACCGGAAGATTCGACGCAATGTGACCACTACGCACTATGGTTCCGGTGCAGGGCGCCCACGTCTGATCCTTGTAAGAGACAGCGAGACATGGGACGGATCCATGCCAACCGAGTTCAACCTCACTGGCCCGCAAATTACGATCGGAAGCGCGGAATCTTCGGATCTACGACTCGACGGTTTGGATGAACTGCATGCGGAGATTGTCCACACGGACAACGATGAGTACAAACTCGTGAGTCATGGCACCACTGGCGGCAGCACTGATGGACGTGAAGAGGGCGGTTACACCCTGCGCACGGGTTCCAGATTGGTGATGGGGCCGTGGAGGTTGGGATTCTTCCGAGAGGAGTACGCAGACCATGGACGCCCCTTCGGTGGCAGAAATGGCGGCGAATTCGCCTATCAGAAGCCGCAGTACAACCCAAGCACCCAGCGCATGGAAAGTGATGAAACAGTCGGTTTCGGAGATCCAGAAAGACGCTGA
- a CDS encoding thioredoxin family protein — MDITLQYFDGCPNWKVADERLMVLAAEHSDIVVTRQRVDTADEAERVGFHGSPSILINGIDVFADASTPVGLACRRYMTQEGPAGAPTIEQLRATLPIG, encoded by the coding sequence ATGGATATCACGTTGCAGTACTTTGACGGCTGCCCGAACTGGAAAGTCGCCGACGAGCGGCTCATGGTCCTCGCCGCGGAACATTCCGACATCGTTGTGACACGTCAGAGGGTCGACACGGCGGACGAGGCCGAGCGCGTGGGCTTCCACGGTTCCCCAAGCATCCTGATCAATGGGATTGATGTGTTCGCTGATGCGTCCACGCCGGTGGGGCTGGCATGCCGCAGGTACATGACTCAAGAGGGGCCTGCGGGCGCGCCCACCATCGAGCAGTTGAGGGCAACCCTGCCCATCGGTTGA
- a CDS encoding UvrD-helicase domain-containing protein — MSGRIIVAAAGSGKTEAIVTAALAKPISERVIITTYTTDNLSEIRQRIISKAGAVPPNITLLGWFSFLIKHGIKPFQFPTFKTNFIDGLHFARREGFPRKTDVHKYYVNPRGAVYRDFAAELALLLDTRSQGDVFRRIASIFEHILIDEVQDMSARDFEFIEGLLTSGAAITMVGDPRQGTFSTTNARANKKLTKSNVGEWFELLEKKQFATVKPYAHSYRCNQTICDYGDFIYEGRGFAPTESRQAEVTEHDGVYIVHPNDAVEYAKSFSTMALRYWVKTPTGSIPAKNFGEVKGLTFKRVLIFPTTGIGDFVRSQKELKADTQAKFYVAVTRAQHSVGIVLDSPGASGLPMWKRPV; from the coding sequence ATGTCAGGTAGGATCATCGTTGCCGCGGCTGGCTCCGGAAAGACCGAGGCGATCGTGACTGCAGCCCTTGCCAAGCCTATTTCGGAACGCGTCATAATAACGACCTACACGACCGATAACCTCAGCGAAATACGACAGAGGATCATTAGCAAGGCTGGAGCCGTCCCACCAAATATCACGCTACTTGGATGGTTTAGTTTTCTGATCAAACACGGAATCAAACCATTTCAGTTCCCGACGTTTAAGACCAACTTTATCGACGGACTACATTTCGCAAGGCGGGAGGGTTTTCCTAGAAAGACCGACGTTCACAAGTACTACGTGAACCCACGTGGAGCGGTGTACAGGGACTTCGCGGCAGAGCTGGCATTACTTCTTGACACCCGATCTCAAGGTGACGTCTTTCGACGCATAGCGTCCATTTTCGAACACATACTGATCGACGAAGTTCAAGACATGTCAGCACGTGACTTTGAGTTTATTGAAGGTCTATTGACTAGTGGTGCTGCAATCACGATGGTTGGTGACCCACGGCAAGGAACGTTTTCTACAACCAATGCCAGGGCCAATAAGAAGCTAACCAAATCAAATGTTGGCGAGTGGTTCGAACTCTTGGAAAAGAAGCAGTTCGCAACTGTCAAGCCTTACGCGCATAGTTACCGTTGCAATCAAACAATTTGCGACTATGGAGACTTCATATATGAAGGCCGCGGGTTTGCACCAACGGAATCACGTCAAGCCGAAGTGACCGAACATGACGGTGTTTACATTGTCCACCCAAACGATGCTGTTGAATACGCCAAATCCTTTAGCACCATGGCTCTTCGCTATTGGGTGAAGACCCCAACGGGTAGCATCCCAGCGAAGAATTTCGGCGAAGTTAAGGGGCTAACATTCAAGCGAGTGCTCATCTTTCCTACAACGGGAATTGGCGACTTTGTTAGAAGCCAGAAGGAACTGAAAGCCGACACTCAGGCCAAGTTCTACGTAGCCGTCACCCGAGCACAACACAGTGTAGGCATAGTCCTTGATTCCCCTGGCGCAAGCGGGCTGCCGATGTGGAAACGGCCCGTTTGA
- a CDS encoding TVP38/TMEM64 family protein produces MQEDHARRRAPFLTPLRRFLLLAVIIVAATVVVLTVPIPDVDELRALVEQAGWWGPVGFVAGYAALTLAPVPKNVLSIAAGVLFGFGPGLAIVYCAALLGASAAFWLGRALGRDAVEKFTGTRVEKVDAVLSKRGFPAIVGVRLVPVLHFTAINYSAGLTALGWWPYFLGTMIGILPGTVSFLALGAFGLEFGWPAQVATAALGVLTLAGLIVAVRSRRRNKET; encoded by the coding sequence ATGCAGGAAGACCACGCGCGCCGCCGCGCACCGTTCCTCACCCCGCTCCGGCGGTTCCTGCTGCTGGCGGTGATCATCGTCGCTGCGACTGTGGTGGTCCTCACCGTGCCCATCCCGGACGTGGATGAGCTGCGCGCGCTGGTGGAGCAGGCCGGCTGGTGGGGTCCCGTAGGCTTCGTTGCCGGGTACGCCGCCCTCACCCTCGCGCCCGTTCCAAAGAATGTACTCTCCATCGCCGCCGGAGTGCTGTTCGGTTTCGGCCCCGGGCTGGCAATCGTCTACTGCGCGGCACTGCTGGGCGCGTCCGCGGCGTTCTGGCTGGGACGGGCACTGGGCCGCGACGCTGTCGAGAAGTTCACCGGCACACGGGTGGAAAAGGTCGACGCCGTCCTCAGCAAGCGCGGATTTCCCGCTATCGTCGGGGTCCGGCTCGTTCCGGTGCTGCATTTTACCGCCATCAACTACTCCGCCGGGCTCACCGCACTGGGCTGGTGGCCCTACTTCCTGGGAACAATGATCGGTATCCTCCCCGGAACCGTGAGTTTCCTCGCCCTTGGTGCTTTCGGCCTCGAGTTCGGCTGGCCAGCCCAGGTAGCCACGGCTGCCCTTGGCGTCCTCACCCTTGCGGGGCTGATCGTCGCTGTGCGGTCCCGGCGCCGGAACAAGGAAACCTGA
- a CDS encoding ABC transporter substrate-binding protein translates to MTCPFALARRRRGSVLPAAAAVLALLLTSCSGATAGAAESFGSFDEVQAEAEGQTVDLWMYGGDEQGNAYVDEVLVPAAMEQGVTLRRVPITDTQDAVNRVLSERQAGRDDGSVDLVWVNGANFSTGRQAEVWRCGWTELLPDMEYTDPEDPLLLNDFGTPVEGCEAPSHKAQFTFFYESEAVADPPTSLEGILEWAKEHPGRFTYPAPPDFTGSVFLREIMLSTAGGADQVPLEYSQEAFDEHAPAALEALSEVAPSLWREGRTYSRDEQALNTLFANGEVDLAMTYGPATLTDLVASGALPPSTKVLTLDEGTVGNASFLAIPANAADAAGAMVVANIALSLEQQAAKADPETWGQFTMLDTGLLSPAQQDLFEQLPDSPIVPDYEELSRNAHGELAAEWVPALDEGWRQDVASTR, encoded by the coding sequence ATGACCTGCCCTTTCGCCCTGGCACGACGACGACGCGGCTCTGTCCTGCCCGCGGCCGCAGCAGTCCTGGCACTGCTGCTCACCTCCTGCTCGGGAGCAACCGCCGGAGCGGCGGAAAGCTTCGGGAGCTTTGACGAGGTTCAGGCGGAGGCGGAGGGCCAGACCGTCGATCTGTGGATGTATGGGGGAGACGAGCAGGGCAATGCCTACGTGGACGAGGTGCTCGTCCCGGCGGCCATGGAGCAGGGAGTCACCCTCCGCCGCGTACCGATCACGGACACTCAGGACGCAGTGAACCGTGTGCTCAGTGAGCGTCAGGCCGGGCGCGACGACGGTTCGGTGGACCTGGTTTGGGTCAATGGCGCCAATTTCAGCACCGGGCGTCAGGCTGAGGTGTGGCGGTGCGGGTGGACGGAGCTGCTACCGGACATGGAGTACACCGACCCGGAGGATCCACTGCTCCTCAACGATTTCGGGACTCCTGTGGAGGGTTGCGAAGCGCCCTCGCACAAGGCGCAGTTCACCTTTTTCTATGAGTCGGAGGCCGTTGCTGACCCGCCGACCTCCCTGGAGGGGATCCTCGAGTGGGCGAAGGAGCATCCGGGCCGTTTCACGTATCCGGCCCCACCGGATTTCACCGGCAGTGTCTTCCTCCGAGAGATTATGCTCAGTACCGCAGGCGGTGCCGACCAGGTGCCACTCGAGTACAGTCAGGAGGCATTCGACGAACACGCCCCCGCAGCGCTTGAGGCGCTGAGCGAGGTGGCACCGTCGCTATGGCGGGAAGGCCGCACCTACTCGCGCGATGAGCAGGCACTCAATACCCTGTTCGCCAACGGCGAGGTGGACCTTGCCATGACCTACGGGCCGGCGACGCTCACCGACCTCGTAGCCTCCGGCGCGCTACCGCCGTCGACGAAGGTCCTTACGCTGGATGAGGGCACGGTGGGCAACGCGAGTTTCCTCGCTATTCCGGCGAATGCCGCTGATGCTGCAGGGGCGATGGTCGTGGCCAATATTGCCTTATCGCTGGAGCAGCAGGCAGCAAAGGCTGACCCTGAAACGTGGGGGCAGTTCACGATGCTCGACACCGGTCTCCTGTCACCGGCGCAACAGGACCTGTTCGAGCAATTGCCCGATTCACCGATCGTCCCGGACTATGAGGAGCTCTCCCGTAACGCTCACGGTGAACTTGCCGCGGAGTGGGTGCCGGCCCTGGATGAGGGATGGCGTCAGGACGTCGCGTCCACCCGATGA
- a CDS encoding dihydrolipoyl dehydrogenase family protein: MTDNYDLLVIGAGMAGIAAATKCSSAGWRVAIIDALPYGGTCALRGCDPKKILRRAAEVVEGARLMRGKGVNDDGLSVNWGELMEHKHGFTDPVPQSMEDDLRAHGVDTLHGTATFTGPTQVEISGATYEAPKVLIATGATPRPLDFPGEEHLIDSTDFLNLESLPSRIVFVGGGFVSFEFAHIAARAGSSPVIVDRGARPLQAFDADLVDLLIDRGSDAGIEVQRGTSITSVVKTGSGYRVHIDKDGSSATIDADLVVHGAGRVPDLSRLNLEAGHVAYGENGIDVAGHLQSTTNPGVYAAGDSADTLGMPLTPVAVIEAKVAASNMLKSGSTVPDYAAIPTAVFTIPELVRLGMLEHEARDSGLDVEVRYTDTSRWYSNYRIGETAGATKILINKANDRIVGAHLFGAGYAELANTISLAIKHGLTTRQLKSTTATYPSIGSDLGSMI, translated from the coding sequence ATGACTGACAACTACGATCTGCTGGTGATTGGTGCCGGGATGGCCGGTATCGCTGCGGCGACGAAATGCTCCTCGGCAGGGTGGCGTGTCGCGATCATTGATGCACTTCCCTACGGTGGTACATGTGCTCTGCGCGGATGTGACCCGAAGAAGATCCTGCGGCGCGCCGCCGAGGTGGTGGAGGGCGCCCGGCTGATGCGCGGCAAGGGCGTGAACGACGACGGTCTGTCGGTCAATTGGGGCGAACTGATGGAGCACAAACACGGTTTCACTGATCCCGTGCCGCAGAGCATGGAAGATGACTTGCGCGCACACGGCGTGGACACTCTGCACGGTACGGCGACTTTCACCGGTCCCACACAAGTGGAAATTTCCGGCGCAACATACGAGGCGCCGAAGGTCCTGATCGCAACCGGTGCCACGCCCCGGCCTCTCGACTTCCCGGGCGAGGAGCACTTGATTGATAGCACCGACTTCCTGAACCTTGAGAGCCTTCCTTCCCGGATCGTTTTCGTGGGCGGCGGTTTCGTCTCCTTCGAGTTCGCCCACATCGCCGCCCGTGCGGGAAGCTCCCCCGTCATTGTTGATCGTGGGGCGCGGCCGCTGCAGGCATTCGACGCGGATCTTGTCGACCTGCTGATTGACCGCGGCTCGGACGCCGGAATCGAAGTCCAGCGCGGCACAAGCATCACCAGCGTCGTGAAGACCGGTTCCGGATACCGGGTACACATCGATAAGGACGGCAGTTCGGCGACGATTGATGCGGATCTCGTCGTTCACGGCGCCGGGCGGGTCCCGGACCTGTCCCGGTTGAACCTCGAAGCAGGCCACGTGGCGTATGGCGAAAATGGTATTGATGTCGCTGGCCACCTGCAAAGCACGACGAACCCTGGTGTCTACGCAGCGGGTGATTCCGCTGACACTTTAGGGATGCCGCTGACGCCGGTGGCCGTGATCGAAGCGAAAGTTGCCGCGTCCAACATGCTCAAATCCGGTTCCACGGTTCCGGACTACGCCGCCATTCCGACAGCAGTCTTCACGATCCCCGAACTCGTCCGTCTCGGCATGCTCGAGCACGAGGCCCGGGACAGCGGCCTGGACGTGGAGGTCCGCTACACCGACACCAGCCGGTGGTACTCGAACTACCGGATCGGTGAAACCGCCGGTGCGACCAAAATCCTAATCAATAAAGCAAACGACCGCATCGTCGGCGCGCACCTGTTCGGAGCCGGGTACGCTGAACTCGCTAACACCATCAGCCTGGCCATAAAACACGGCCTTACCACCCGTCAACTGAAATCGACCACCGCCACCTACCCCTCAATCGGGTCGGATTTAGGGTCAATGATCTGA
- a CDS encoding Crp/Fnr family transcriptional regulator, whose protein sequence is MWAPHEQEAEILAETGEPFSCLSAVELFADLTTQDMAALDRMSPPRLFHSGELVFSQAQPISALFILKAGRIRIFRVAEDGKTLTIAILEPGAVFGEMLLVGQQMYDNYAEAIEDSTVCQLSAADVEEHFLSNPRMAVKISRLLGEQVARLEERLTDMALRPLSARAAATLLKLAETAPRSRFTQSQSVKLTHEQLAGLLGVTREATSKTMSDFATRNLIRQGRGRILIESPEGLRRISRTTF, encoded by the coding sequence GTGTGGGCACCGCACGAACAGGAGGCCGAGATTTTGGCTGAAACCGGTGAGCCCTTCAGCTGTTTGAGCGCTGTGGAGCTCTTCGCAGACCTCACCACCCAGGACATGGCCGCGCTTGACCGGATGTCACCGCCTCGGCTTTTCCACAGCGGAGAGCTCGTCTTCAGCCAAGCCCAGCCCATCAGCGCCCTGTTCATCCTCAAAGCAGGCAGGATCCGCATCTTCCGGGTAGCCGAAGACGGAAAAACCCTCACCATCGCCATCCTGGAACCAGGCGCCGTGTTCGGCGAGATGCTCCTGGTGGGCCAGCAGATGTATGACAACTACGCCGAAGCGATCGAAGACTCGACCGTGTGCCAACTCAGCGCCGCGGACGTCGAGGAACACTTCCTCTCCAACCCCAGAATGGCGGTGAAGATCTCCCGCCTCCTCGGCGAACAAGTCGCCAGGCTGGAGGAACGTCTGACGGACATGGCGTTACGTCCCCTCTCAGCACGCGCAGCCGCGACCCTGCTGAAACTCGCCGAAACAGCTCCCCGCAGCAGATTCACACAATCCCAGTCCGTGAAACTCACCCATGAGCAACTCGCAGGACTATTGGGGGTAACACGCGAAGCGACCAGCAAAACCATGTCGGATTTCGCAACCCGCAACCTGATCCGGCAGGGTAGGGGACGCATTCTCATCGAAAGTCCGGAAGGGCTCCGCCGGATCTCCCGCACCACCTTCTGA